The Pantoea vagans genome includes a window with the following:
- a CDS encoding sn-glycerol-3-phosphate import ATP-binding protein UgpC, whose translation MAGVTLQTVTKSYDGKNQIIQPLNITINDGEFMVMVGPSGCGKSTLLRMVAGLERVTSGDIYIDDKRVTNMEPKDRGIAMVFQNYALYPHMTVGENMAYGLKIRGMGKEQIDQRVMEAARSLELDHLLARRPRELSGGQRQRVAMGRAIVREPAVFLFDEPLSNLDARLRVQMRLELQQLHRRLKTTSLYVTHDQVEAMTLAQRVMVMNKGVVEQVGTPVEVYERPASQFVASFIGAPAMNLLPGQINSDGTRFTLDALNSLPLGESKAKWANRPLTLGIRPEHLVLSSQAAGGIPLVVDTLEMLGADNLAHGRIGNTRLVVRLPHSERPASGSSLWLHLPPDALHFFDSTHGKRLE comes from the coding sequence ATGGCAGGCGTAACCCTTCAGACCGTCACCAAATCGTATGACGGCAAAAATCAGATCATCCAGCCACTCAACATCACCATCAACGATGGCGAATTTATGGTGATGGTCGGCCCTTCCGGCTGCGGCAAATCAACGCTGCTGCGTATGGTGGCAGGCCTGGAACGTGTGACCTCGGGCGATATCTATATCGACGACAAACGCGTGACCAACATGGAACCGAAAGATCGTGGTATTGCCATGGTGTTCCAGAACTACGCGCTCTATCCGCATATGACGGTGGGCGAAAACATGGCGTATGGCCTGAAAATTCGCGGCATGGGCAAAGAGCAAATTGATCAGCGTGTGATGGAAGCGGCACGCAGTCTGGAGCTGGATCACCTGCTGGCGCGTCGTCCACGTGAGCTTTCTGGTGGCCAGCGTCAGCGTGTGGCGATGGGCCGCGCCATCGTGCGTGAACCGGCGGTATTCCTGTTTGATGAACCGCTGTCGAACCTTGATGCGCGCCTCCGTGTACAAATGCGCCTTGAGCTGCAACAGCTGCATCGTCGTCTGAAAACCACCAGCCTTTACGTGACGCACGATCAGGTGGAAGCGATGACGCTGGCACAGCGCGTCATGGTGATGAACAAAGGCGTTGTGGAGCAAGTCGGCACGCCAGTAGAAGTGTATGAACGCCCCGCCAGCCAGTTTGTCGCTTCCTTCATTGGTGCGCCAGCGATGAACCTGCTGCCAGGCCAGATCAACAGTGATGGCACCCGCTTTACACTGGATGCGCTCAACAGTTTGCCGCTGGGCGAAAGCAAAGCCAAATGGGCAAACCGCCCGCTGACGCTGGGTATTCGTCCTGAACATCTGGTGCTCAGCTCGCAAGCCGCTGGGGGAATCCCGCTGGTGGTGGATACACTGGAGATGTTAGGTGCGGATAACCTCGCACACGGTCGCATTGGCAATACGCGACTGGTGGTGCGTTTGCCACACAGCGAGCGTCCGGCATCGGGCAGCTCCTTGTGGCTACATCTGCCGCCAGATGCGTTACACTTCTTCGATTCTACCCATGGAAAGCGTCTGGAATGA
- the ugpE gene encoding sn-glycerol-3-phosphate ABC transporter permease UgpE, which yields MIENRRGLDIFSHTLLVLGVLTILFPLYVAIVAATLDNEAVYQVPMTLVPGTHLWDNISRIWTQGVNGSGPAFGMMMMNSLIMALGITVGKIAVSMLSAFALVWFRFPLRTLFFWLIFITLMLPVEVRIFPTVEVISNLHMLDSYSGLTLPLMASATATFLFRQFFMSLPDELIEAARIDGASPMRFFWDIVLPLSKTNLAALFVITFIYGWNQYLWPLLIINDPSLSTAVAGVKSMINTSGGPTQWNEVMAAMLLTLIPPVVVVLVMQRAFVRGLVESDK from the coding sequence ATGATTGAAAATCGACGCGGGCTGGATATCTTCAGCCATACCTTGCTGGTGCTCGGCGTGCTGACCATTCTCTTCCCGCTGTACGTGGCGATTGTGGCGGCAACGCTGGATAACGAAGCGGTGTATCAGGTGCCGATGACGCTGGTGCCGGGTACGCACCTGTGGGACAACATCTCACGCATCTGGACTCAAGGGGTTAACGGCAGTGGTCCGGCATTTGGCATGATGATGATGAACAGCCTGATCATGGCGCTTGGCATCACCGTGGGCAAAATTGCGGTGTCGATGCTCTCCGCGTTCGCGCTGGTGTGGTTTCGCTTTCCGCTGCGCACGCTGTTCTTCTGGTTGATTTTCATCACGCTGATGTTGCCGGTTGAAGTGCGTATCTTCCCCACGGTAGAAGTGATTTCAAACCTGCACATGCTCGACAGCTACAGTGGCTTAACGCTGCCGTTGATGGCCTCTGCCACCGCCACCTTCCTGTTCCGCCAGTTCTTTATGTCACTGCCGGACGAACTGATTGAGGCGGCACGTATTGATGGCGCCAGCCCGATGCGTTTCTTCTGGGACATCGTGTTACCGCTGTCCAAAACCAATCTCGCCGCCCTGTTCGTGATCACCTTTATCTATGGCTGGAACCAGTATCTGTGGCCGCTGTTGATCATCAACGACCCTTCACTCAGCACCGCAGTGGCCGGGGTGAAAAGTATGATCAACACCAGCGGCGGCCCTACGCAGTGGAATGAAGTGATGGCGGCAATGTTATTAACCTTGATCCCACCGGTGGTGGTGGTACTCGTGATGCAACGTGCCTTTGTACGTGGCCTGGTGGAGAGTGATAAATAA
- the ugpA gene encoding sn-glycerol-3-phosphate ABC transporter permease UgpA, giving the protein MSSSRPVFRSRFLPYLLVAPQLVITAIFFLWPAGEALWYSLQSIDPFGISSTFVGLDNFKRLFNDSYYLDSFWTTIEFSALVTVCGMTFSLLLAALVDYVVRLKKLYQTLLLLPYAVAPVVAAVLWMFLFNPGLGLFSHLLNQIGYNWNYAQNSGQAMFLIVLASIWQQMSYNFLFFFAALQSIPKSLVEAAAIDGAGPVRRFFNLSLPLITPVSFFLLVVNLVYAFFDTFPVIDAATGGGPVQATTTLIYKIYREGFTGLDLSSSAAQSVVLMLLVIGLTILQFRFVERKVQYQ; this is encoded by the coding sequence ATGTCCTCATCACGCCCCGTTTTTCGCTCCCGTTTTCTGCCCTATTTGCTGGTCGCACCGCAGCTGGTGATCACCGCCATTTTCTTCCTGTGGCCTGCCGGGGAAGCACTGTGGTATTCGTTGCAAAGCATCGATCCCTTTGGCATATCCAGCACCTTTGTCGGTCTGGACAACTTCAAGCGCTTGTTTAATGACAGCTATTATCTCGACTCTTTCTGGACCACCATTGAGTTCAGCGCACTGGTCACGGTGTGCGGCATGACCTTCTCGCTGCTGCTGGCGGCGCTGGTTGATTACGTGGTGCGTCTGAAAAAGCTGTATCAAACCTTATTGCTGCTGCCTTACGCCGTTGCGCCCGTGGTGGCGGCCGTACTGTGGATGTTCCTGTTCAATCCCGGCCTTGGCCTGTTCAGCCACCTGTTGAACCAGATTGGCTACAACTGGAACTACGCGCAAAACAGTGGTCAGGCGATGTTCCTGATCGTGTTGGCCTCTATCTGGCAGCAGATGAGCTACAACTTCCTGTTCTTCTTCGCCGCGCTGCAGTCGATTCCAAAATCGCTGGTGGAAGCGGCGGCGATTGACGGCGCCGGACCGGTGCGCCGTTTCTTCAACCTGTCACTGCCGCTGATTACGCCAGTGAGTTTCTTCCTGCTGGTGGTTAACCTGGTGTATGCCTTCTTCGATACCTTCCCGGTGATCGATGCCGCCACGGGCGGTGGTCCGGTGCAGGCCACCACCACGCTGATTTACAAAATCTACCGTGAAGGCTTTACCGGGTTGGATCTCTCATCCTCTGCCGCCCAGTCGGTGGTGCTGATGCTGCTGGTGATTGGCCTGACCATCCTGCAATTCCGCTTTGTCGAGCGTAAGGTGCAATACCAATGA
- the ugpB gene encoding sn-glycerol-3-phosphate ABC transporter substrate-binding protein UgpB, which produces MSAFTLRPRLMSVLLGLALSGNALAATDIPFWHSMEGELGKEVDSLAQRFNQAHPEYKIVPTYKGNYEQSLAAGIAAVRTGKAPAILQVYEVGTATMMASKAIVPVHDVFKDAGVQMDPKQFVPAVAGYYSDSKGQLISQPFNSSTPVLYYNKDAFKKAGLNPDQPPKTWQELAKDADALRKAGMTCGYASGWQGWIQIENFSAWHALPVATKNNGFDGTDAVLEFNKPVQVRHIQMLEDMNKKGDFTYFGRKDESTAKFYNGDCGITTASSGSLADIKHYAKFNFGVGMMPYDSTVPDAPQNAIIGGASLWVMKGKDANTYKGVAEFMKFLAQPEIAAEWHQKTGYLPITTAAYELTKQQGFYDKNPGADIATRQMLNKDPLPFTKGMRLGNMPQIRTIVDEELEGVWTGKQAPQAALDNAVKRGNELLRRFEQQVK; this is translated from the coding sequence ATGTCCGCTTTTACGCTTCGTCCCCGCCTGATGAGTGTGTTGCTCGGTCTGGCGCTCAGCGGTAATGCGCTGGCTGCTACAGACATTCCTTTCTGGCACTCAATGGAAGGCGAGTTAGGCAAAGAAGTCGATTCTCTGGCACAACGTTTTAACCAGGCTCACCCAGAATACAAAATCGTACCGACTTACAAAGGTAACTATGAGCAGAGCCTGGCAGCGGGTATCGCTGCTGTGCGTACCGGTAAAGCCCCGGCTATTCTGCAGGTTTACGAAGTGGGTACGGCAACCATGATGGCGTCTAAAGCCATCGTTCCGGTGCATGACGTGTTCAAAGACGCGGGCGTGCAGATGGATCCAAAACAGTTCGTGCCAGCCGTTGCGGGTTACTACAGCGACAGCAAAGGCCAGTTGATCTCTCAGCCCTTTAACAGCTCTACCCCAGTGCTGTACTACAACAAAGACGCCTTCAAGAAAGCAGGCCTGAACCCAGACCAGCCACCGAAAACCTGGCAGGAACTGGCGAAAGATGCCGATGCCCTGCGTAAAGCCGGCATGACCTGTGGCTACGCCAGTGGCTGGCAGGGCTGGATTCAAATCGAAAACTTCAGCGCCTGGCATGCACTGCCGGTTGCCACCAAGAACAACGGCTTCGACGGTACCGATGCGGTGCTGGAGTTCAACAAGCCGGTGCAGGTGCGTCACATCCAAATGCTTGAAGACATGAACAAGAAGGGTGATTTCACCTACTTCGGCCGTAAAGATGAGTCTACAGCCAAGTTCTATAACGGCGATTGCGGTATCACCACCGCCTCTTCAGGTTCTCTGGCGGATATCAAACACTACGCCAAGTTCAACTTCGGCGTAGGCATGATGCCATACGACTCAACCGTGCCAGACGCACCGCAGAACGCCATTATCGGCGGCGCGAGCCTGTGGGTGATGAAAGGCAAAGATGCCAACACCTACAAAGGTGTAGCAGAGTTCATGAAGTTCCTGGCACAGCCAGAGATCGCAGCGGAATGGCACCAAAAGACCGGTTATCTGCCGATCACCACTGCAGCGTATGAGCTGACCAAACAGCAGGGCTTCTACGACAAGAACCCAGGTGCAGACATTGCCACGCGTCAGATGCTGAACAAAGATCCACTGCCGTTCACCAAAGGCATGCGTCTGGGCAACATGCCACAGATTCGTACCATCGTGGACGAGGAACTGGAAGGCGTGTGGACGGGTAAACAGGCACCACAAGCTGCACTGGATAACGCAGTGAAGCGCGGAAATGAACTGCTGCGTCGTTTTGAACAGCAAGTGAAGTAA